The following coding sequences are from one Diospyros lotus cultivar Yz01 chromosome 7, ASM1463336v1, whole genome shotgun sequence window:
- the LOC127805530 gene encoding uncharacterized protein LOC127805530, whose protein sequence is MTSVRGRYRAGRSGSRPNSSGSTAASTSSTAAPHISGDISPASLPSVSPVATPAVAYSPTLPAESPVHPSSHSTASHFTSDPLHVIKQDGDGSIFCRTINISHIISTIFKKRLHKEGHVWKEVPSEIKGMYWDEFAKIFQWDPAIDALVRREWAQKTAKRYIDNIRKWHANEKSIFVPDDVWDSWMQKWEQDEAFKKRSAQASLNRLSETGGLGAGPSRHTGGSISSAEHKRRMTHEFGREPTLIELFERTHSKKSEEGQMVYVDRRSSSVAEMYGQLLEQATQPNEGSEEPQQPDCDQIFIQAAGGKNKKKRIYGTGSLSQSKFSDVGSSSSVSSGLNENPVIQEMTEKLKVQSEQINLQAEQINSQAERINSQAKQINSQAHELSDVRRQMFEMRFLIEQLTASTRGIVPSSSSSQPQSTHQPDSPNVDDDLDD, encoded by the exons atgacaAGTGTTAGAGGACGATATCGTGCAGGACGCAGTGGTTCTAGACCTAACTCGTCTGGGTCTACTGCTGCTTCCACCTCATCTACTGCCGCACCACATATTTCGGGAGATATTTCACCAGCCTCCCTCCCATCAGTATCTCCTGTTGCTACTCCTGCAGTTGCTTATTCACCGACCCTTCCTGCAGAGTCACCAGTACATCCATCATCTCACTCGACTGCCAGTCATTTTACATCCGACCCATTACATGTTATAAAGCAAGATGGCGATgg GAGCATCTTTTGTCGTACAATAAATATCTCCCATATTATATCGACAATCTTCAAGAAACGTCTTCATAAGGAAGGTCATGTTTGGAAAGAAGTGCCTTCGGAGATAAAGGGCATGTATTGGGATGAATTTGcg AAAATTTTTCAGTGGGATCCTGCAATTGATGCATTAGTGAGAAGAGAGTGGGCACAAAAAACAGCGAAACGATATATCGACAACATTCGTAAGTGGCATGCCAATGAAAAATCGATTTTTGTGCCAGATGATGTTTGGGATAGCTGGATGCAGAAATGGGAACAAGATGAAGCTTTCAAGAAACGGTCTGCACAAGCATCGCTGAACCGTTTGAGTGAGACAGGTGGCCTTGGGGCTGGTCCTTCCCGTCATACTGGGGGTTCTATATCTTCAGCAGAGCATAAAAGACGAATg acaCATGAGTTTGGGAGAGAGCCTACACTGATTGAATTGTTTGAACGAACTCATTCTAAAAAATCTGAGGAAGGACAGATGGTGTATGTCGACAGACGTTCTTCGAGTGTCGCt GAAATGTATGGACAGTTGCTAGAGCAAGCAACTCAACCAAATGAAGGGTCTGAGGAGCCTCAGCAGCCAGATTGCGATCAGATATTCATCCAGGCTGCTGgggggaaaaataagaagaagaggatttacGGCACGGGATCTTTatcccaatcaaaattttctgacGTTGGCAGCTCATCCTCTGTCTCATCTGGTCTTAATGAAAACCCAGTTATACAAGAAATGACAGAGAAATTAAAAGTGCAGTCAGAGCAGATAAATTTGCAGGCGGAGCAGATAAATTCACAAGCAGAGCGGATAAATTCGCAGGCGAAGCAGATTAATTCGCAGGCTCATGAGCTGAGCGATGTTCGACGACAGATGTTTGAGATGCGATTTTTGATCGAACAACTTACTGCATCTACTCGTGGTattgttccttcttcttcttcttctcagccACAATCGACTCATCAACCTGACTCACCTAATGTTGATGATGATTTAGATGATTAG
- the LOC127805531 gene encoding uncharacterized protein LOC127805531, protein MRSNGKEFERKQWLSVAEAEVGQRLGVVHGGLSEHKEAEGGRRWPHNRGSHGQRTTSSNRYEDARQGRLRLTAVEVPAAMRAKQQAVAAGHGGGADCRKKMRSDRQWMYIRRKEDGYVSTEFIKGVEKFVNFAKSQPEWMDGNKIKCSCNQPKCRNTAFRDQDTVTSHLLTKGFVLGYYEWTLHGEVIATVDSVDMSYSASTLEAESSNLFETMVMDAAGPDFNPNMEEEPPNPEAQAFYDMLSAAKKELYLGCQKHTQLLLVSRLLSFKSEHHLSERGFNQLCELLKEVLPEPNTVIDNFYSTKKLVRGLGLPVEKIDCCRNNCMIFWGDDSDLTVCKFCHENRYKQVDQADSSKRQKTCVPYKKMHYFPLTPRLLRLYASNSTAAEMRWYADHVVEDGVMRHPSDSPVWIHFNQTHKEFAAEKRNVRLGLCTDGFQPFGQSGKQYSCCPVIVTVYNLPPWMCMKDTTMFLTVLVPGPENPKAKLDVFLQPLIAELKHLWDVGVHAYDISLKQNFQLRAALMWTISDFPAYSMLSGYSTAGKLACPYCTIHSDAFYLSKSRKISWFDNHRKFLHRDHPYRRNRYGFRKNTLVKKTPPPVLSRPEILASLDELGLVKATQPNAAQTNADNSHGSGWKSKSIFWDLPYWKTQLIRHNLDVMHIEKNVFENVFNTVMNVPGKTKDTVKSREELNQYCRRITQSTFTLNKKEKAAMCAWVKNLKFPDGYVSNMARCVDTKKLKLFGMKSHDCHVFMQRLVPIAFRELLPQKVWETLTELSLFFKDLTSTTIKSEHMMKLENDIPITLCKLELIFPPSFFDSMEHLPVHLAYEARIAGPVQYRWMYPFERYLGKLKKTVRNKARVEGSISNSYVVEEASLLCSHYFEDHVVTRHTRVPRNDAGVVNEGDDQEGKLSIFKHSCRPFGCKKSRMLFGEEYDVAHRYILMNCLEVEPYLQIYDAELRQRNLGIGDHIIEQLTNKEFSSWFHNYVRDPTNNVTNSYIRDLAKGPFNTVTTYPGCFVNGFKFHTISHGSNKGTMNSGICVKGSNYDDPEKDYYGRITEIIDLEYLSVSSFKKVVLFKGDWLIPTLNEGVKIHHAYKIVEVNEKKKWNTNEQFVLASQVIQVYFCKYPSLRRNKSDWLVVTKVKPRFIVEVPQSFDNQEATLPREALPYQEDDVELHDIAVDDAQILETVNDGDHADLNDEPVMESEFDEAPKLNDEQILRSDSEDKSESYDEQVLRSDSEYDSESEDE, encoded by the exons ATGAGAAGCAATGGCAAAGAGTTTGAGAGAAAGCAATGGTTGAGTGTGGCAGAAGCGGAGGTCGGCCAGCGGCTAGGGGTGGTCCATGGTGGTCTCAGCGAGCACAAGGAGGCCGAAGGCGGTCGAAGATGGCCGCATAACCGTGGCAGCCATGGCCAACGCACAACGAGCAGCAACAGGTACGAGGATGCGAGGCAGGGGAGGCTGCGGCTCACAGCGGTGGAGGTGCCAGCAGCGATGCGAGCGAAGCAGCAGGCGGTGGCGGCTGGGCATGGTGGAGGAGCCGATTGCAG gaaaaaaatgagatcagATCGTCAGTGGATGTATATCAGGCGTAAAGAGGATGGTTATGTTTCTACGGAATTTATCAAGGGTGTTgagaagtttgttaattttgctAAGAGTCAACCAGAGTGGATGGATGGGAATAAGATTAAATGTTCTTGTAATCAACCAAAGTGTAGGAACACGGCTTTTCGTGACCAGGATACCGTGACAAGTCACTTGCTCACCAAAGGTTTCGTACTGGGGTATTATGAATGGACACTTCATGGGGAAGTTATTGCTACGGTAGATTCGGTCGATATGTCTTACTCAGCATCAACACTTGAAGCAGAGTCAAGCAACTTATTTGAGACTATGGTAATGGATGCTGCCGGGCCTGATTTCAATCCGAATATGGAGGAGGAACCTCCAAATCCGGAAGCTCAAGCATTCTATGACATGCTTAGTGctgcaaaaaaagagttatatCTTGGTTGTCAAAAGCATACGCAGTTGTTGCTTGTTTCTAGATTGCTTAGCTTTAAGTCAGAACACCATCTATCTGAGAGGGGATTTAATCAACTTTGTGAATTACTTAAGGAGGTTCTTCCTGAACCTAATACggtgattgataatttttacagtACTAAAAAACTGGTTCGAGGGTTGGGCCTTCCtgttgagaaaattgattgttgTAGAAATAACTGTATGATTTTTTGGGGTGATGACAGTGATTTAACAGTCTGCAAGTTTTGTCATGAGAATCGGTACAAGCAAGTTGATCAAGCTGACAGTAGCAAACGACAAAAAACTTGTGTTCCTTATAAGAAGATGcattattttcctttaactCCTCGGCTTTTGAGATTGTATGCATCCAATTCAACAGCAGCAGAAATGAGGTGGTACGCAGATCATGTGGTCGAAGATGGCGTCATGCGTCATCCGTCGGATTCCCCTGTGTGGATTCATTTTAACCAGACTCATAAGGAATTTGCTGCCGAGAAAAGGAATGTCAGACTTGGTCTTTGTACTGATGGGTTTCAGCCGTTTGGTCAATCTGGGAAGCAATATTCTTGTTGTCCTGTCATTGTTACGGTGTATAATTTACCACCCTGGATGTGTATGAAGGATACAACAATGTTCTTAACAGTGTTAGTGCCAGGACCAGAGAATCCTAAGGCAAAACTTGATGTTTTCTTACAACCCCTTATTGCAGAGTTGAAACATTTGTGGGATGTTGGTGTGCATGCATATGATATCtcattgaaacaaaatttccaACTGAGAGCGGCTTTGATGTGGACCATTagtgattttcctgcatattcAATGCTCTCGGGGTATAGCACGGCAGGAAAGCTGGCATGTCCTTATTGCACGATTCACTCGGACGCATTTTACCTGTCAAAGAGTCGAAAGATTTCATGGTTTGATAACCATCGAAAATTCTTGCACCGAGATCATCCGTATCGACGGAATAGGTATGGATTTCGCAAAAAtactttggtaaaaaaaacacCACCTCCTGTACTGTCTAGACCTGAGATACTTGCTTCCTTGGATGAGTTGGGTTTAGTGAAGGCAACACAACCCAATGCTGCACAGACTAATGCGGATAACAGTCATGGTAGTGGTTGGAAGAGTAAGagcattttttgggatttgcctTATTGGAAAACTCAACTTATTCGACACAATTTGGATGTTATGCATATAGAGAAAAACGTGTTCGAAAATGTGTTCAATACAGTGATGAATGTACCGGGCAAAACTAAGGACACAGTGAAGTCGAGAGAAGAGTTGAATCAATATTGTCGCCGCATTACTCAATCAACTTTTACtctgaacaagaaagaaaaagctgCCATGTGTGCGtgggtaaaaaatttaaaatttcctGATGGGTATGTGTCGAACATGGCTAGATGTGTTGACACAAAGAAGCTTAAGTTGTTTGGGATGAAAAGTCACGATTGTCATGTGTTCATGCAAAGGTTGGTGCCCATTGCATTTCGAGAATTACTACCGCAAAAAGTATGGGAGACATTGACTGAGTTGAGTCTTTTCTTCAAAGATTTGACATCGACCACTATTAAAAGTGAGCATATGATGAAATTAGAGAATGACATCCCCATCACTTTGTGTAAGTTGGAGCTCATATTCCCTCCAAGTTTCTTTGACTCTATGGAGCATCTTCCAGTCCATTTGGCTTATGAAGCAAGGATAGCAGGTCCAGTTcaatatcgatggatgtatccgTTTGAAAG aTACCTTGGAAAGTTAAAGAAAACAGTTAGAAATAAAGCTCGAGTGGAAGGCTCTATTTCTAATTCATACGTTGTGGAAGAAGCGTCATTGTTGTGTTCTCATTACTTTGAGGACCATGTTGTTACAAGGCATACACGAGTGCCGCGCAACGATGCTGGTGTTGTAAATGAAGGGGATGACCAGGAGGGGAAGTTATCAATTTTCAAGCATTCTTGTCGACCATTTGGATGTAAAAAGTCACGAATGTTATTCGGTGAAGAATATGATGTTGCACACagatatattttgatgaattgtCTAGAAGTTGAACCGTATCTGCA aatttatgaTGCTGAGCTAAGGCAACGTAATCTCGGCATTGGCGACCACATCATTGAACAATTAACAAATAAGGAATTCTCTTCTTGGTTCCATAATTAT GTTCGCGATCCTACGAACAATGTGACAAATTCATACATAAGAGATCTCGCAAAAGGACCTTTTAACACTGTTACAACGTACCCTGGCTGCTTTGTTAATGGATTTAAATTTCACACGATTAGCCATGGTTCGAATAAAGGCACTATGAATAGTGGCATATGCGTTAAAGGATCCAACTACGATGATCCCGAGAAGGACTATTATGGTCGGATAACAGAGATTATCGATCTTGAGTATCTTTCAGTATCGTCATTCAAGAAAGTTGTATTGTTCAAGGGTGATTGGCTTATTCCAACTTTGAACGAGGGGGTGAAGATTCATCATGCATATAAGATCGTCGAGgtcaatgaaaagaagaaatggaatacAAACGAGCAATTTGTATTAGCTTCTCAAGTgattcaagtatatttttgcAAATATCCAAGCTTGAGGCGTAACAAAAGCGATtggttggttgtaacaaaagtcAAACCAAGGTTCATAGTAGAGGTTCCACAATCTTTTGATAATCAAGAGGCGACCCTTCCACGTGAAGCGTTGCCTTACCAAGAGGATGACGTGGAACTACACGATATCGCAGTTGATGATGCCCAAATCCTTGAGACAGTGAATGATGGTGACCACGCTGATTTAAATGATGAGCCAGTTATGGAATCAGAATTTGATGAAGCTCCAAAGTTGAATGATGAGCAAATTTTAAGATCTGATTCTGAAGATAAGTCTGAATCGTATGATGAGCAAGTCTTGCGATCAGACTCTGAATATGACTCTGAATCAGAGGATGAATAA